In Vigna angularis cultivar LongXiaoDou No.4 chromosome 8, ASM1680809v1, whole genome shotgun sequence, one DNA window encodes the following:
- the LOC108343957 gene encoding 4-coumarate--CoA ligase-like 9 isoform X1 → MNKRTRITDPKSGFNRVSRTFHSLKPPFPLPSPNAAVSAVSYALSLRRNSPFPDSVTAIVDAATGRSISYEELIHRAETLAANLATVLKLSKGDVAFVLSPNLIQVPILYFALLSLGVIVSPANPLSTRSDLTHLFHLSKPTIVFTATSIAERDFGVRTALLDSPEFDSLTRTKIHNPSPLASPTRVTQSDVAAILYSSGTTGMVKGVMLTHRNLTALAGGFHAVGVKRKEPAVFLFTMPFFHVFGFAYSFKAMVLSETVVIMERFSLRRMLSAVSRFRVTNLVVVPSLLVALTKDSVTHEYDLRTLEGIACGSAPLGKETAEAFKAKFPNVAVLQGYGLTEAGGGVARTFVEDAKQVETTGKLLSRVEAKIVNPDTGEAMFPGEQGELWLKSPTIMKGYVNEPEATSATLVNGWLRTGDLCYFDNDGLLYVVDRLKELIKYKGYQVAPAELEKWLLSHPDINDAAVIPYPDEEAGQVPMAIVVRQPQSSLTEAEIIDFVAKQVAPYKKIRRVAFVDAIPKNALGKILRSDLKKLAPSRL, encoded by the exons atgaacaaaagaacAAGAATAACAGATCCCAAGAGCGGCTTCAACCGCGTTTCCAGAACCTTCCACAGCCTCAAACCACCATTCCCCCTCCCTTCGCCCAATGCTGCCGTCTCCGCCGTATCATACGCCCTCTCCCTCCGCCGTAACTCGCCGTTTCCAGACTCTGTCACTGCCATCGTAGACGCCGCCACCGGCCGTAGTATATCCTACGAAGAACTCATCCACCGTGCCGAAACCCTAGCCGCAAACCTCGCCACAGTTCTCAAACTCTCCAAAGGAGACGTCGCGTTCGTTCTCTCCCCAAACCTTATCCAAGTTCCCATCCTTTACTTCGCGCTCCTCTCCCTCGGCGTCATCGTCTCCCCCGCGAATCCTCTCTCCACGCGCTCCGATCTCACGCACCTCTTCCACCTCAGCAAACCCACAATCGTCTTCACAGCGACTTCAATCGCGGAGCGCGATTTTGGTGTCCGTACGGCCCTCCTCGACTCCCCCGAGTTCGACTCTCTCACTCGGACGAAGATTCACAATCCGAGTCCACTGGCATCCCCTACGCGAGTGACTCAATCTGACGTGGCAGCGATTCTGTACTCCTCGGGGACGACGGGGATGGTAAAGGGCGTGATGCTCACGCACCGTAACTTAACAGCGTTAGCCGGGGGATTCCACGCCGTTGGAGTGAAGAGAAAGGAGCCCGCGGTGTTCTTGTTCACGATGCCGTTTTTCCACGTGTTCGGCTTCGCCTACAGCTTCAAGGCGATGGTTCTGTCGGAGACGGTGGTGATAATGGAGAGATTCAGTTTGAGGAGAATGCTGAGCGCCGTTTCGAGGTTCCGGGTTACAAATCTTGTGGTGGTGCCGTCGCTGTTGGTAGCTTTGACGAAGGATAGTGTCACCCACGAGTACGATTTGAGGACGTTAGAGGGGATTGCATGCGGCTCCGCTCCACTTGGAAAGGAAACCGCCGAGGCTTTCAAAGCCAAGTTCCCCAATGTCGCAGTTCTCCAG GGATATGGTTTAACCGAAGCAGGTGGTGGGGTTGCCAGAACCTTTGTTGAAGATGCTAAGCAAGTAGAAACAACAGGGAAACTGCTATCGAGGGTGGAAGCCAAAATTGTGAATCCAGACACAGGAGAAGCCATGTTTCCAGGTGAACAGGGAGAACTCTGGCTCAAATCACCAACTATTATGAAAg GTTATGTTAACGAGCCAGAAGCAACCTCAGCAACTTTGGTGAATGGATGGTTAAGGACTGGAGACCTTTGTTATTTCGATAATGATGGTTTGTTGTATGTTGTTGATAGGTTAAAGGAGTTGATCAAATACAAGGGCTACCAG GTTGCTCCAGCGGAGCTAGAAAAATGGCTCCTGTCTCACCCAGACATAAATGATGCTGCAGTTATTCC ATACCCCGATGAAGAAGCAGGGCAAGTTCCCATGGCGATCGTGGTAAGACAACCCCAAAGTTCCCTCACTGAAGCAGAAATAATCGATTTTGTCGCCAAACAG GTTGCACCATACAAGAAAATAAGGCGCGTAGCATTTGTGGACGCAATACCGAAGAATGCCTTGGGAAAGATACTGAGGAGTGACTTGAAAAAACTTGCACCTTCTAGATTATAA
- the LOC108343957 gene encoding 4-coumarate--CoA ligase-like 9 isoform X2 yields MNKRTRITDPKSGFNRVSRTFHSLKPPFPLPSPNAAVSAVSYALSLRRNSPFPDSVTAIVDAATGRSISYEELIHRAETLAANLATVLKLSKGDVAFVLSPNLIQVPILYFALLSLGVIVSPANPLSTRSDLTHLFHLSKPTIVFTATSIAERDFGVRTALLDSPEFDSLTRTKIHNPSPLASPTRVTQSDVAAILYSSGTTGMVKGVMLTHRNLTALAGGFHAVGVKRKEPAVFLFTMPFFHVFGFAYSFKAMVLSETVVIMERFSLRRMLSAVSRFRVTNLVVVPSLLVALTKDSVTHEYDLRTLEGIACGSAPLGKETAEAFKAKFPNVAVLQGYGLTEAGGGVARTFVEDAKQVETTGKLLSRVEAKIVNPDTGEAMFPGEQGELWLKSPTIMKGYVNEPEATSATLVNGWLRTGDLCYFDNDGLLYVVDRLKELIKYKGYQVAPAELEKWLLSHPDINDAAVIPCPKRIV; encoded by the exons atgaacaaaagaacAAGAATAACAGATCCCAAGAGCGGCTTCAACCGCGTTTCCAGAACCTTCCACAGCCTCAAACCACCATTCCCCCTCCCTTCGCCCAATGCTGCCGTCTCCGCCGTATCATACGCCCTCTCCCTCCGCCGTAACTCGCCGTTTCCAGACTCTGTCACTGCCATCGTAGACGCCGCCACCGGCCGTAGTATATCCTACGAAGAACTCATCCACCGTGCCGAAACCCTAGCCGCAAACCTCGCCACAGTTCTCAAACTCTCCAAAGGAGACGTCGCGTTCGTTCTCTCCCCAAACCTTATCCAAGTTCCCATCCTTTACTTCGCGCTCCTCTCCCTCGGCGTCATCGTCTCCCCCGCGAATCCTCTCTCCACGCGCTCCGATCTCACGCACCTCTTCCACCTCAGCAAACCCACAATCGTCTTCACAGCGACTTCAATCGCGGAGCGCGATTTTGGTGTCCGTACGGCCCTCCTCGACTCCCCCGAGTTCGACTCTCTCACTCGGACGAAGATTCACAATCCGAGTCCACTGGCATCCCCTACGCGAGTGACTCAATCTGACGTGGCAGCGATTCTGTACTCCTCGGGGACGACGGGGATGGTAAAGGGCGTGATGCTCACGCACCGTAACTTAACAGCGTTAGCCGGGGGATTCCACGCCGTTGGAGTGAAGAGAAAGGAGCCCGCGGTGTTCTTGTTCACGATGCCGTTTTTCCACGTGTTCGGCTTCGCCTACAGCTTCAAGGCGATGGTTCTGTCGGAGACGGTGGTGATAATGGAGAGATTCAGTTTGAGGAGAATGCTGAGCGCCGTTTCGAGGTTCCGGGTTACAAATCTTGTGGTGGTGCCGTCGCTGTTGGTAGCTTTGACGAAGGATAGTGTCACCCACGAGTACGATTTGAGGACGTTAGAGGGGATTGCATGCGGCTCCGCTCCACTTGGAAAGGAAACCGCCGAGGCTTTCAAAGCCAAGTTCCCCAATGTCGCAGTTCTCCAG GGATATGGTTTAACCGAAGCAGGTGGTGGGGTTGCCAGAACCTTTGTTGAAGATGCTAAGCAAGTAGAAACAACAGGGAAACTGCTATCGAGGGTGGAAGCCAAAATTGTGAATCCAGACACAGGAGAAGCCATGTTTCCAGGTGAACAGGGAGAACTCTGGCTCAAATCACCAACTATTATGAAAg GTTATGTTAACGAGCCAGAAGCAACCTCAGCAACTTTGGTGAATGGATGGTTAAGGACTGGAGACCTTTGTTATTTCGATAATGATGGTTTGTTGTATGTTGTTGATAGGTTAAAGGAGTTGATCAAATACAAGGGCTACCAG GTTGCTCCAGCGGAGCTAGAAAAATGGCTCCTGTCTCACCCAGACATAAATGATGCTGCAGTTATTCC GTGTCCAAAAAGGATTGTTTGA